CGAGGATGCCCGCTTACGCACATTCTCAAACAACTCAGAGGGACTAATGAAAAAGCCCTTCTCACTAACAATTGCTTCACGCTCAGTCTCAGCATGCTCATCAGCGAGGGTCGCGTAATCGAAGCCCGACTCCCCAGCCTGTTCTTCCCAACCATTCAGGTAGGAAGTTAGATGCTCAGAGATAAACCGGTAGAAAAGCATCCCGAGCACGTAACTCTTAAAGTCCCACCCATCAACACTGCCGCGAAGATCGTTGGCAATACGCCAAATTGTCTTGTGAAGCTCGGCGCGCTGAGCTTCCTTGCTGGTTGGGGTCATACGTCTCTTGTCCTCCGCGACAGTGCTCTTGCAGTCTCTACTGCAACTGCTTCAACCGTAACTGCCACCTCCGACATTCACGCCCCGCACCGCCGCATGGCGCCGCACCTTAAGACCCTGCATTGGTCAAACATGAATTACGACTTGCGGATACTCTGGCTCTGAGCGAGGCTCCAAGACGATGAGGTCGTTTCTGAACACGCCCTATGAAGGAGAAGTCCGGTGATAAGCAGCCAAACCAAAACGCCCAGAGCTTGGTTGGTTCGCGGCTCAAAGGATGTGCGTTTCAAACAGTGGATGCTCGATGAGGGCTACACCGGGATCGACTTCCGCGAGGTCGGCGATCTTAGGGAAGCGGCTGATCTAGCGGCCATGCGCACCGTGGTTGCGCGCCAGTATCCGGGCGAGAAGAGTGGCGCTCTTGGTAACTATGCGGCTCAGTTGAACGCATTTGCAAACAAGATCAAGGCCGGCGATACGGTGGTGCTTCCCATGACTTCAGAGGGTTTGCTCGCACTTGGCACCGTGACTGGCGACTACGAGTATCTGCCAGACTCTGACGGTCTCAAGCACGTGAGGAAAATAGAGTGGGTCCGCACTGATGTCAGTCGCAGCTCAGTTAACCAAGATCTTCTTTACTCGCTCGGCGCATTCAGCACCGTCTGTGAAATAAAACGGAACGACGCGGAATACAGGCTCCGGCAGCTTCGTGCCGGCGCGGAGTCAGACCCGGGTGCTCGCGCCGAAGTGCAGCTTGTCCTGCCTCCAACGGACACCGAGGTCGTTGACTCCGACGAAGCGATTGCATCTGACGGTCAGGACATCATCCGCTACTCCCGCGATCGCATCCTCGCCCGCATCCGTGAGCAATACTCCGGACATGAACTCCAAGACCTAGTCGCAGCTATCCTTCGCGCAGAAGGAATGACGTGCAAAGTGCCCCCTAAGGGATCCGATGGTGGCATCGACATCGTTGCCGGGTCGGGAGTCTTGGGTATTTCCGCGCCGACAATCATCGTGCAGGTGAAATCACAGAGCGGCCGCGTTGGCTCAGAAGTTCTAGACCAACTTGGCGGTGTTGTCGGCCAGCACCAAGCCGATCACGGTCTGCTAGTCGCAATGGGCGGACTGACAAGCCCCGCCAGGGCCAAGGTCAGGGCACAGCAACTCAAGGTAGCCGTGTGGGACGCTGAAGAAGTACTCAACCGCCTCCTGGAGCATTACGATCAGATGCCCGACGACGTGAAACGCACCATTCCCCTTCGCAAGGCTTGGCTCATCGATGAGAGTGAGACCGTCTAGCCCGCTGCAGCGATCTAGCCGATGCAACGAACGAACGGCTCGCCCTCGACTGGAGGCTACGCTGTTGTGGCAGATTCCTGTGAGACAGAAAGGAACGGTCGCCAAACCAACTGCCATATTCAAACCCGGCCCGTGCTCACCGTCTGCGAAGAAAAACGAGGACCGGCCCTGGACTCCCACCGAAGCGGGCAGCGGAACCGGTCTTGTTACCTCTAAAACCAGCACCTACACGATTGAAAACGTACACCGGCTGCGACTCCGCACGGCAGACAATTACCAATTCTTGGTATGCTTGGGTCATGGCTCAGAACACCTCAATCAGCTTGGATGATCACTTCTCGGGCTTCCTCTCCAGGGAAGTGTCCTCGGGGCGCTATCGGTCTGCCAGTGAGGTAGTCCGTGCAGGCCTGCGGCTACTGGAAGATCAGGAGACTCAGATGGCTGCCCTCCGCGCGGCCCTGGTGACC
This genomic stretch from Schaalia sp. JY-X169 harbors:
- a CDS encoding restriction endonuclease — protein: MISSQTKTPRAWLVRGSKDVRFKQWMLDEGYTGIDFREVGDLREAADLAAMRTVVARQYPGEKSGALGNYAAQLNAFANKIKAGDTVVLPMTSEGLLALGTVTGDYEYLPDSDGLKHVRKIEWVRTDVSRSSVNQDLLYSLGAFSTVCEIKRNDAEYRLRQLRAGAESDPGARAEVQLVLPPTDTEVVDSDEAIASDGQDIIRYSRDRILARIREQYSGHELQDLVAAILRAEGMTCKVPPKGSDGGIDIVAGSGVLGISAPTIIVQVKSQSGRVGSEVLDQLGGVVGQHQADHGLLVAMGGLTSPARAKVRAQQLKVAVWDAEEVLNRLLEHYDQMPDDVKRTIPLRKAWLIDESETV
- a CDS encoding type II toxin-antitoxin system ParD family antitoxin, giving the protein MAQNTSISLDDHFSGFLSREVSSGRYRSASEVVRAGLRLLEDQETQMAALRAALVTGEESGAPEVFDFEAFIAAKKS